Below is a window of Streptomyces sp. NBC_01429 DNA.
TCGGCCGACGAGATCGGCCGTGAGTTCGAGAAGTTCCTCGCGGAGCGGGAGGGCGACGGCGGCGCGTGAGAGCGGGCCCGCCGGGGCGGTGCGGGTCGGGGCGGGACCGGTCGGGGCGTTGACGGCAGGCTTTAGGCTGGCCCCATGCTGAGGCTGGGACTTACGGGCGGAATCGGCGCGGGCAAGAGCGAGGTCTCTCGGCTGCTGACCGGTTACGGGGCGGTTCTGATCGACTCCGATCGGATCGCGCGGGAAGTCGTGGCGCCCGGGACCCCCGGACTGGCGGCCGTGGCCGCCGAGTTCGGCCCGGACGTGCTGACCGGCTCCGGCGCGCTGGACCGTCCGAAACTCGGCGGGATCGTCTTCGGCGACCACGACCGGCTGCGCGCGCTGAACGCGATCGTGCATCCGCTGGTCCGCGCCCGCTCCGCCGAACTGGAGGCGGCGGCGGGGCGGGACTCGATCGTGGTGCACGACGTGCCGCTGCTGGTCGAGAACGCGATGGCCGCCCTGTACGACCTGGTGGTGGTCGTGGACGCGTCCCCGGAGACCCAGCTGGAGCGGCTGGTACGGCTACGGGGGATGACGGAGGCCGAGGCGCGCGGGCGGATGGCCGCGCAGGCGACCCGGGAGGAGCGCCGGAGCGTCGCGGACCTCGTGATCGACAACGACGGCCCGCTGGACGCACTGGAGCCGCGGGTCCGTGAGATCTGGCAGGAGCTGACCGCACGCGCGGCGGCCCGCTCCTGAGCCGGCCGGACGGGCGAGGAATAGCCTGTCCGGTTCCGGCGTTGAACGCGCGCAGCTAGGGAAGGATGCGACCGTGCCCGAGAGTCCGGAAACCCACGTCATCGACTATCGCGCGGCCGAACAGCTGCTGGCGGCGCGGGATCCCCGCGGGGCCGTGAAGCTGCTGGACTCGGTCATCGCGGCCCATCCCGAGAACACGGCGGCCAGGCTGCTGCGCGCCCGCGCCTTCTTCGCCGCCGCGCAGCTGCGGCCCGCCGAACTCGAATTCGAGCTGGTCCTGGAGCGGGAGCCGGACAACGCCTTCGCGCACTTCGCTCTGGCCCGTACGTACGAGCGCTCGGGCCGCCCCGAACAGGCGAAGCGGCACTTCCGGCTGGCGGCGGCGCTGGATCCCAAGCCGGAGTACGTGAAGGCCGCCAGGTTCGACGCAGACGCGAGTGGCGGCGGCAGCTGACCGTACGCGCGGTGGCCGACGTACGCGCGGCGGCCGACGTAGGGACGGCGGCCGACGCAGGGACGGCCGGAGCGGGCGGGCGCCGCCCGCTCCGGACCCGGACTCAGGAGCCGCGCCCCGCGCCGCCGACACCACTGCCGGTGCGGTTGCGCCGCTGACGCAGCAGATCGCGTCGGCGCTCGCGGTCCTCCTCCAGGATCACGTTCGGGCCGTGCTTCGGCGGGTACGGGCCGGTGTCCCGGTCCGGCTGGAAGCGCGGGCCCTGCCGGAAGCGCCGCAGGATCACGAACAGGTCGGTCACGACGATCAGCAGGAGCACCGCGCAGGCCAGCGCCCACCAGGGCCGCCCGGCCAGCGCGAACGCCACGGTGCCCGCGCCCGTCCAGATCACGCCCCACAGGGCCAGCCAGAACCGCATGCGCAGGGCGCTGCGCGCGGTGACGGGTTCACTTCCAGTACGCGTACGCATGACACCTCGCACCTCCCGTCCGGTATGTACCCACATTCCCGTCTTCGGATGCCTGTGCGGCCGGGGTCAGTGCACGACGCTGTAGCTCCGCCACGGGCCGGAGCCGGGGGCGATCACGTCGGAGACCGTGGTGGCGATGTAGATGGTGTTCCCGCCGGTGCAGTCGGCCGTCCGGTACATCACGATGTCGACCAGCGTGCGGTTCGTGACCGCGACGGCGCCGGCCGGTGCGAGGCGGTGGCAGCCCCTGACCGACGGGTTGTCCACCTGGAGCAGGCGCTTCTGCCCGGTCTCGTACGCGATGGTGCCCAGGGCGCTGCGGCCGAGGCCGGAACAGCCGGTGGTGGCGGCGAGGGCGAGGCACGCTGCCCCGGCGGCGAGGCCGAGGCGCCGGTGCTGGGTCACGGACATGGGCGGTCCTCGTCTGTGCGGGGGCGGCGTGCGCGGTGACTGGCGGCCGGTCCGTGCGGGTCCGGCGCTGGAGGTCACACTGCCCGATTCCCGGGGCGGCGGCACCCGGGGCGGGGCCGGCCGGGCGAGCGGGCCCCTGGCCGGGCGGGCGCGCTCCGCGGGCCGACGGGGTCGCGGCTCCTTGTTGTGCCGCCCG
It encodes the following:
- the coaE gene encoding dephospho-CoA kinase, with the protein product MLRLGLTGGIGAGKSEVSRLLTGYGAVLIDSDRIAREVVAPGTPGLAAVAAEFGPDVLTGSGALDRPKLGGIVFGDHDRLRALNAIVHPLVRARSAELEAAAGRDSIVVHDVPLLVENAMAALYDLVVVVDASPETQLERLVRLRGMTEAEARGRMAAQATREERRSVADLVIDNDGPLDALEPRVREIWQELTARAAARS
- a CDS encoding DUF6343 family protein codes for the protein MRTRTGSEPVTARSALRMRFWLALWGVIWTGAGTVAFALAGRPWWALACAVLLLIVVTDLFVILRRFRQGPRFQPDRDTGPYPPKHGPNVILEEDRERRRDLLRQRRNRTGSGVGGAGRGS
- a CDS encoding tetratricopeptide repeat protein, giving the protein MPESPETHVIDYRAAEQLLAARDPRGAVKLLDSVIAAHPENTAARLLRARAFFAAAQLRPAELEFELVLEREPDNAFAHFALARTYERSGRPEQAKRHFRLAAALDPKPEYVKAARFDADASGGGS